The genomic DNA ACCACCAGCTGCCGGGAAGCTATTCTTGCCGATATGAAGTCCGAAGGGATTCTGCTCCGTCAGGAACCACTCGAGCAGCGTGTCGGGACCTGCTGGCGGTGTAAGACACCTATTGAGATTCTCTCCGAGCATCAGTGGTTTGTCAGGATCCCGCATGAAGCCGCATTAAAAGCCGCAAAAGAGGTCAAATGGTACCCCGAGCATATGTTTCTCCGGATGGAGAACTGGATCTCCCAGATGGAGTGGGACTGGTGTATCTCACGGCAGCGGATCTTTGCTTCACCCATCCCGGTCTGGTTCTGTAAGGACTGTGGTGAGATCATCCTCCCGGAGGAGAGCGAACTGCCCGTTGATCCGACGGTTGATGCACCAAAGCGGCCATGCCCGAAATGTGGCAGCTCGAACTATATCCCTGAGACTGATGTCCTTGATACCTGGATGGACTCTTCCATCTCGGTGATGCACGTAACCGGCTGGGATGGAACACAAAAAGTGCCTCCCCTGTTCCCCGCACAGATTCGTCCACAGGGCCATGATATCATTCGGACTTGGGCATTTTACACGATACTTCGTGCAGTATCCCTCACCGGTGGCAAACCTTGGGAGCAGATCCTGGTAAACGGGATGGTTCTCGGAGAAGACGGATTTAAGATGAGTAAGAGCAGGGGCAATGTTACCGTCCCTGAAGAGATTCTAGAGCAGTACGGTGCTGACTCACTCCGTCAATGGGCTGCTCTTGGTGCTGCCACCGGCTCAGATATCCAGTTTAACTGGAATGACGTGGTCGCGGCAAACCGGTTCCTTACCAAGATGTGGAATATCTCACGCTTCGCCCTGATGCAGCTTGACCGGGCCCAATACAAGGCTGATGCACAGGTAACCGCTCTCGCAGACCGATGGCTTTTAACAAAATTAAGCCAGACCGTCCGGGATGTATCAGAATCCCTTGAAACCTACCAGTTTGACAAGGCTCTGAAAGCGATACGGGAGTTTGCATGGGATGTTCTAGCAGACAATTATATCGAGATCGTAAAGGGCAGGCTGTACTCGGATTCTGATACGCGTGACGGGGCCTGTGTTGCAATCCGGACATCCATGGATGCAATCTGCCGGATGCTTGCACCCTTTACCCCGTATTTTGCAGAAGAAGTCTGGTCCTTTATGGAGGAGAGTTCTGTTCATCAGCAACCCTGGGTAACATTCTCCTATGAAGATGAAGAAGCAGTCAGATCTGGTGAGATCCTGGTTCAGGTCATCTCCGAGATAAGACGGTACAAGCATGACAAAGGCCTTGCCCTGAATGCACCGCTCGGCAATGTGACCGTATATACCACTCTTGCAGTTGATGATGCAGGAGATGCAAGCACTGCATCTAATTGTACCCTTACCTGGAAGACCGGTATGCCTGAACTGACACAGGTAGTCAGCGGGGTGAAGTTTGACATGGGTATCATCGGCCCGAAGCTCAGAGGGAAGGCAAAAGGGTTCATGCAGGCAATCGAGGCATTACCAAAAGAGAGTCTTACATCTGTTCCGGCCATGATTACCGTCGATGGAGAAGAGATTGCAGTGCCTGAAGGTTCAGTAATTCCCCAGCTCTCCTATACCGTTGCAGGAGCCAGTGTCGACCTGATCCCTGTCAGTGACAGTCTGGTAATAACGATAGAGCAGTAACCCGGCTGTCAGAAATTATCAATCAACCTTTTTTCAATCCTCAAGTGGTGGGGGAAAATCAAATATCCTTCAGTGTTAAGCATATATACCATAAGTCTTTCCTAGCAATGACACTGACATCACTCACTATCCGGAATTTCAAAAAATTCGATGATGTGACGATACCTCTTGGAGACCCGGTGGTTTTTATCGGCCCGAATAATTCAGGAAAAACCACGGCCCTTCAGGCACTTACTCTTTTTGCGATCGGCATCTCCAAAATTCTCGGAAAAAAGGAGACTGACTTCCCTGATAAAGAAACACCAGGAATCACCATAAACCGCAGGGATCTTCTCGCGGTTCCTGTTCCTGCAGCCTCATTGCTCTGGCGTGATCTTCAGATACACAGAATGGCTCTGCCAGAGAGACAGCAGGCTACACCAGACATCCCGATTGTAATTATTGTTGAAGGAATTACCAACAATAAACCCTGGGTATGCGGTCTTGAATTTGATTATGCCAACCCGGAGTCTCTCTATTGTCGCCCGATAAAAGACAAAACCGGGCATGTATATCCTATTCCAAAAGAGATTACCGGGTTTGCCATAGCATTCCTTCCGCCGATGTCAGGTCTTGCAGCACATGAGATTAAGTTAGAGACCGGAGCCATTAACGTAAAGATAGGTGAAGGCAGAACAGCAGACGTTTTGAGAAATCTTTGTTATCAGATAAGTTCATCAAGCGATACTGAACCCTGGATTTCGGTTGTCAATACTATCAGAGAACTGTTTGGAGTCACCCTGCATCCTCCGGAGTACATTATTGAACGGGGGGAAATTACTATGGTCTATGAAGAGATGGGGACCGGAGTCATCCTTGATATCTCATCAGCAGGCAGGGGATTACATCAGACACTTCTCCTTCTTGCCTATGTGTACTCACATCCAGGAGCCGTTCTCCTTCTGGATGAACCGGATGCCCATCTTGAAATATTACGACAACGTCAGATCTTTAATCTCCTCATCCATTCTGCACGAAAAACAAACAGTCAGATCATTGCAGCAAGTCATTCTGAAGTTGTCCTGAATGAAGCAGCGGATAAGGCTGCTGTAGTGGCATTTATCGGGAAACCCCATCTTATCGAAAAGAAGGCAAGGCTTGAAAAGTCATGATAGAATGTCTTGTTGATGCAATCCCTCCCAGAGCATTTCGTGACCGGAATGATCGGTGGTGGTCTGAAACAAAGATGAGTGATGATTTCCTTGAACCACTCTTTGCCGAGTTTTTTAAAAAGTCAGGACAAAAAGTCCTGCTCAGCAAGGGTGGCTATTATGAAATTGCCCGATATATTAGCCCTGAGGAGATTGAACCTGAAGTGATTGAGAAACTGGACGCCATATATAAAATTGCATCCAATTTCAAAGAATGAACCAGGCATTACGACTTCTTTTTCTTTCTGTTCATCTCATCAAACCGGAACCGGATCGCCTCACCTGCAACTTTTAGTATATGCTCTGGTGGCAAAGTCCCGTCCAGTATAAGGAACCGGGCTGTATCCTCTTCAACCAGCTGCATATAATACTCCTGAACTTTGGTCAGCACTGATTCCTGCTCAAAATGTTCCCCGCTCCCGCGTTTACCGGTCCGTTCCAGGGCGACCGGTACCGGAACGGCAAGCAGGATAGTAAGATCCGGCATGATCGTCCACCCCTGATGGACGGCCCGTAACCAGGTACGGGGGTCAGGAATAATCCCGTCAAGGGTAACCTGCTGGTAGACTAGTCTGCTGTCAATATACCGGTCAGATATGACCAGACGATCCTCTGACAGGGCCGGCCGGACGACTTCCCGGAGATGGGCAGCATGATCAGCAACAAACAGGAGAGCCTCGGCGATGGGGTCGGCATGTTCCCGGATGGCACGACGGACTGCCTCACCAATCCAGGTGGACCCAGGTTCACAGGTTATCACCGGATTCAGATCGGCAAGATATGGGCCAAGAGCTTTGTGAAGGGTTGATTTCCCACTCCCGTCTATACCCTCTATGGTGACGAGCAGAATGTTCCCCTCCTGATATACTCAACGGGTATTTTCCCGGAGTGAACGGCGGTTGCAATAATTGCCCCGTCAAACCCGGCTTTTTCAAGGAGTGCCAGATCCTCTTCTGATGAGACACCTCCCCCCCAGAGCAGGGGTCCTGTATATACTTCCCTGAACTGTGATAACATTTCCTTATCAAGTCCCCGCCCGGTTCCGACCCGGCCAATGTCAAGGAGTATGACCATCTCAAACCGGTACCGGTTGCAGGTTGAGAGAAATGTAACAGGATCTATGTTCCAGGGTATCACAAGATCATTTTTAATATCAACTGAGAGAACGCCCTTTGTGAACTGAGCGAGCGTATCTGCAGCGGTCTCAGTCCCCACGATCATACTGACGCCAAAAATATCCAGCATATCATAGGGGCCTTTACATCCACGGTCAAGGAGTATGCGTTCAGTCCGCTCTGCAAGTTCAGGAATCAGGGGATCATGATCCCCTGTTCCGCAGATCCGGTCCAAATCTGCAATATATAAAAATCGGGGTTTCATCTGTTCTATAAAGCGGATCGGTTCAGCCGTATCTGCGTGCAATGATGTTACCGGGACGTATCTGTCCCGCATACCGCTCTTTCCATGAACGATTTTTCCGGATTTCAAATCTGTGGCAAGATATAGGTCCATATTCCAAACGTAATCACTATTTAGATACCGGTTCCATAAAATGTATGCAGTTGCTTGTCAGCCCAGCAACAATAGAAGAAGCAAAGAAGGCACTTTCAGCCGATATTGTCGATGTGAAACGTCCTGAAGAAGGATCTCTCGGAGCCTCTTTTCCCTGGATAATCAGGGCAATAAAAGATCTTACTCATAAACCAGTCAGTGCAGCCATTGGAGATTTTGACTATAAGCCAGGAGGAGCAGCGCTTACAGCCCTTGGAGCTGCCGCAGCCGGTGCAGATTATATAAAGATTGGGCTGATGTTTGATGGAATCGAAGAAGCTGAGATGCTGATTCATTCCGTTACCCGTGCAGTGAAAGAGACCTATCCGGAAAAGATGGTAGTTATCGCTGCATATTCAGACTGGGAACGCCTCGAAACCATCTCACCATATGATATGGCACCTCTCGCTGCAAAAGCCGGTGCCGATATCTCCATGGTGGACACGGGCATTAAAGATGGCAAATCGACTTTTGAATTTATGGATGAAACCAGGCTTGTCGAGTTCACCAAATTAAACCAGAAACTTGGGATCAAAACTGCCCTTGCCGGTTCATTAAAATTTGAGGATATTGAGATTCTCAAACGGATCAACCCAGATATTATCGGGGTGCGGGGGATGGTATGCGGCGGAGACCGGAGAGCAATGGTGCAGGAAGAACTTGTTTTAAAGGCAGTCAGTATGGTTCATTAATATGTATATCGAAAAATTACAGGCTGAAACAGGACTTACCTTTGATGACATCCTGCTTGTCCCGGCCGCTTCAGAGGTGGAACCGGATCAGGCAGATGTCACCACCCGTTTTTCACGGAACATACCTTTGAATATTCCTCTCGTCAGTGCAGCAATGGATACCGTCAGTACCTCATCCATGGCAGTGGCTCTTGCACGGGCCGGAGGGATTACGGTTATCCACCGGAACATGACCCCTGAACAGGAGGCAGAAGAGGTCAGGAAAGTCAAGCACGAGTCTGAGATAATCCAGCGCGAAGTGCTCACGGTCACCCCGGATTCACTCATCGCTGATGTTGACCGGATGATGACCTACCACGGGATAGGTGGTGTTCCGGTAGTGGAAGACGGGAAAGTCATCGGCATTGTGAGCAGGCGTGACCTTCGGGCCATGGTCAGCAGGATTGGGAACCAGCCGGTCAAATCCATTATGACCCATGAACCGATTGTTGCCAAAGAAGGGATCTCTATTGATGATGCCTTTGACCTGATGTACTCGAGGAAGGTAGAGCGGCTTCCTGTTGTTGACAGTGAGGGGATCCTGACCGGAATCATCTCTATGCAGGAACTCCTGGAAAAACGTCAGTTCCCCCAGGCAATCAGGGACGATAATGGGAACCTCCGGGTTGCAGCAGCAGTCGGACCCTTTGACCACGCACGGGCCATGCTCCTTGTTGAAGCAGGGGTTGATGCAATCGTGGTGGACTGTGCCCATGGTCATAACCTCAATGTGGTCAGGAGTGTCAGGGATATCAAGGGTAGTGTTCAGGTCGATGTGGTTGCAGGAAACATTGCAACAAAACAGGCAGCAGAGGCCCTTGTTGATTCGGTTGACGGTCTGAAGGTAGGGATTGGTCCAGGGTCAATCTGTACGACACGCGTGGTTGCCGGTGTCGGTGTTCCCCAGGTTACCGCCATTGCCTCAGTTGCTGAAGTGGCAAAAGATGCCGATGTTCCGATCATTGCTGACGGGGGTATCAGATTTTCCGGAGATGTCGCAAAGGCCATCGCCGCGGGTGCAGACTCGGTTATGATGGGCAATCTCTTCGCCGGAACGGATGAATCGCCCGGTCAGATCGTCACTATCCAGAGCAGGAAATATAAACAGTACAGGGGTATGGGATCCCTTGGGGTCATGAGCACCGGGGTTTCTTCAGATCGGTACTTCCAGAAGAAGGAAATTGGAAAGACAAAGTTTGTGCCTGAAGGTGTTGAGGGGGTAACGCCCTATGTCGGACCGGTCGCCGATGTCATCTACCAGATGATCGGCGGTCTTAAATCAGCGATGGGATATACCGGAGCGCGGAATATTCAGGATATGCATGAAAAGACCAGGTTTATCAGAATTACCCAGGCCGGGTATCATGAGAGCCACCCGCACAATATTACCATCACCGACGAAGCGCCGAACTATAGAATATAATAAATACTATTTTTCACTAACATAGAGTTAGTGATGTTGGAACAGACAGAGCTTGCCCGACTTCTGGATATTCTGGGAAACCGGAACCGGAGAAGGATCATAGAACTCCTTCGGGAAAAGCCCTGTTTTGTGACGGAGATCTCTGAGCGGCTGATGATATCGCCCAAAGCCGTCATTGATCACCTCCAGATGCTCGAGGATGCTCGAATCTTGGGTTTTCGAAATGATGACCGAAGAAGAAAGTATTACTACCTTGAGCATGACATCAGTATCCAGGTACATCTGGATGTCCAGAGCCATGATCTGGTCCCGATGGTACTCTCCGGTGAACAGCGGCTCCTCATCTCCCTGCAAAAACTGAGGCAGATGATCCAGGAACGTGATGAACTTGCCAGGAAGTTGGAGGAGATGGAGCGGGAGATCGATCACCAGATCAGCGAGGTCCTCCATGAAGGGAAACGGGCCGGAAGCGGAGAAGAAAGCATGCTGGTATCGGTTGCTCTCGCACATGGGGCAACGAATGCTGAAGAGATACGGGACCTGACCGACCTTCCTCCAGAGACGGTTGACAGTACCCTCCGTCAGCTGATGGACGAAGGTATCGTATGCAGGAAAGGAACAGGATTAGAACTCCGAGGTATATATGCCGAATAATCCCTACGATGACCTGCTCAAAAACCTGGTAAAACTGCTTGAGCAGATCACATCATTAGAACAGAATATGCGAAAGATGCAGAACGGAGTACCGGCAAAACCAGGTATTATCGGATGCGCAATCATAACCGGAGGGCTGAATCACCGGGATCCCGGGATGGCAGATTCCAGGCAGAATCAAAAACCCGGACTTGCCTATGAGATGGTCGATGCAGGAATGACAGCCTACCTGACCATTCAGCTCCCCCCACACCTCTCCATTGAACCATGTGTTGAGTTTACCGAGCGCAGGTGTAATATCAGCACGCAGGGCATGTCCGGAAGCATTGATCTCCAGTTTCCCATCATTCCGGAGACCTCTTCATGGACGTACCATAACGGCGTGCTGGATGTCGTGCTTGAAAAACGCCCGGAAGAGCCGACAGGAATAGATCCTGAATTTGTTGCCGGGGCTGAATACTCCTGAACATCTCATCTTTTTTGATCTCATTTCAATTGGTATATCATCACCGCTGACCGATACTCTTTTATGATCGTCGTGATAGGTGGCGGACCGGCGGGGCGGTACGCGGCCATGCGGCTTGCCAGAGCAGGAAAAAAGGTACAATTGATTGAAAAACGATCAGCGGGGGTCGGAGGGCAGTGTCTGCATCAGGGGTGCATGATCATCTGTGCTTTAAATGATGTGGCACGATTCATGCAGCAGGCACGGGTATTTCAGAAGTATGGATTTCTTGGGTCAGCTGAAGGGTTTTCGTATCCGGTTCTGATCCGGAAGATGCAGGAGATCATTAAAATTATCGCCGGCGTTCTTGAGGAGGAGACGATACATGCCGGAGTTGAGATCATCCGGGGTTCTGCAGAGATCCAGGGAAGAACGCTCCTTATCAACGGGGTTGAGACTCCATGTGAAGCGGTCATTGTTGCATCAGGAGCTCACCCACGAATTCCGGAGATATCGGGCTGCTGCCTTCCGGGTGTCTATACCGCCCATACCATTCTTTCAATGCCCAGCCTTCCAAAACGGATGGTCATCATCGGCAGTGGGGTCATTGCAGCTGAGTTTGCCTATATATTCAGCTCCTTTGGAACAGAGGTGACTATCCTTGCCAGAAGTTCATTACTTCGGGCGTTTCCTGAGCAATTGATAAAGGAAGCCAGGAAGGATCTCTCCCAGGTTACCATTGAAGAGCAGGTCACCATTGCAGGAATCACCGGACAGGAGAGTGTCACCGGTGTTATCATTCGGGAGAATGATGGAATGAGGGAGATTGCCGCCGATGCGGTGCTGCTTGCTGCCGGTATGATCCCGAATACCGATTTTATATCAGATATTGCCTGTGGTCCTGACGGTGCCCTTCTGGTCAATGATCGCATGGAGACGTCTGTCCCAGGTATCTATGCCGCCGGGGATGTCACGGGAACCGGCTATCTGACACCAATTGCACGGCACCAGGGACGAAAAGCTGCTGATGCTATCCTTAAAAACCCATTTGAACCTGACCCGGTTGCAATCCCTCAGGCTATCAAACTGAAACATGATGTGGCATATTGCAGACGACCGGGTGAAGTCCGAAAAGGACTTACTATTCCTGGACCAGCAGGCCCGGGCACTTTCTGGGAAGTGACAAATCATCATACCGGTTCTGCAACCATCGAATTTGACGAGAACGGACATTTAACCGGCCTTGCGGAGGCCTCCCCTGTAGCTTCTGTTGCCATGGCGTATCTTGGATGGATGATGAATAGTGATATCAGAATTGATGAATTTGACCGGTTTATCGAGGTTCATCCATCTCCTGACGGTATACCCTGGCTGCTGAAATATCTGAACGGAAAAAAAAGTGATAACCAGAAAGGTTCATAGAGAGTTTTGTTCCATTTCAATGGCTGGTTCCTGAAAAATCAATTTTATGACAAGAATTTATAAAATTTATTACTGATGATATATCAACACCTTTTTTAAGTTCTAAAAAAATCTCTCTTCATCAGGAAGAGTCAATGATAAAAATCATTGCGGTAGATGATGAACCGGCATTTGGTGAGATGCTCAGCATCTACATGAAAGAATTCGGTAATTTTCAGATTACCGTCTATACCTCTCCGGAAGATGCCATAGATAAAATTGTTGCAGGTGAGGCGGATGCGGTGATCACCGACTATCTCATGGAAGAGATGGACGGGATATCATTTATCAGAAAGGCCAAATCTCTTGTTCCTGATATTCCCTTTGTTTTCCTGACCGCTCTTGATGACAAAGATGTTATCCTGAACGCGACCAACGCTGGTGCAGATTTTATCCAGTTTAAAAGTGAAGAACCATCGAGGTTATTTCCTGATATCGCCCAGAAAATCACCAACTCAGTAGAGAAATATCGCGCACGGAGAGAATCGGAGAGGGGGAGCAGGACGAGGGAGATGCTGATGCGGACGCAACGGGATCTCATGGCCAGACTTTCTGAAAGCTCAACAACCAACCAGGCTCTTGATGCAACCCTCACCACAGTCCGTTTTCTGGCCGGATGTACTACCGGGGCAATCCACCTCATGAACCAGAAAACAAACAAGATAGAACTTGCAATCTCTCACAATCTGCCAAATGATCTCATCAGGCGGTTTACCTTTGGTGACCTGTACAAGGTATTCTATGAAAAAAAAGCCAGATATTACCAGGATCCTGGAAAGCCAGAGAATACCGGTCATTATTCAGGGGGTCAAATCCCGATTATGGCTGGAACGGATGTCATCGGTATCCTGTCCTTCATTCTTGATCATACAAAGCCGCTCAGTCCGGAATTTACGGATACCATGGAGCTCATCACGGGTCATCTCGGGAATACCCTTGTCAGGATTCGCTCAGAAGAACTGGTCCGTCAGCGTGAGAATGAACTATCCGAACTCTATAAAGTGATGCAGGAACTGGTCATTGTCATTGATATGGACGGTACCATCCTGAACGTAAACCCGGCTACCACGAGAATTCTGCGATATTCTGAAGAGGAACTTATCGGTATGCCTATTCAGGTCCTGTATCCTCCAAAGATACGGGATGAGATTATTTTTCAGTTTATGGACCTGACCGGTTCAGGGGAGACAATCCAGAATACCTATCCCCTCATCGACCGTCAGGGGCTCGAAGTTCCTGTTGAGACCAGGGGGAGTATCGGCACCTGGGGGGATCGTCATGTACTCTTTTGTATCTCCAGGGATATTCGGGAACGACTGGAAGCGGAACGAAATTTGCATGAATATTACGAGCGGATATCGGCAATCCTGGCATCATCGACTGCCCAGATTTACATGAAGAATAATGAACTCAGGTATCTTACCGGAAATGAGCCATTTCTTTCATTTGTACAGTGTGATGCCAGGGAACTAGTGGGAAAAACCGATAAGGAATTCTTTTCCGTGGAGGTTGCAGCACTTCGGGAGAAGACAGACAAAAAAGTCCTTGCAGAGAATGTTCCCCTCTATAACCTTGAGGAAAATGTGTATGGCGAAGATGGGAGCCCACATTGGTTTGTCTCGTCAAAAATTCCGGTCCATGATCTGACCGGAAAGGTTACCGGACTTGTCGGTACCTCACTGGATATTACTGACCTTGTGCAGACCAGACAGGAACTTGAAAGACGAGACCGTATTCTGAGTGCAGTCAGTACTGTCGCACAAACCCTTGTAAGAAATAATGAATGGGAACCGATCATTCCAGAGTGCCTTGAACTGCTCGGACAAGCAGCAAGGGTTGAGCAGGTGATTCTTCTCGGGATGAATTTTTATGGAAGAGCCGGGTTTGAGGAATATTACTGTGAGTGGACGATGTCAGATATTCGGGATTATCTTC from Methanospirillum hungatei JF-1 includes the following:
- a CDS encoding valine--tRNA ligase is translated as MSRVLRELPKTYDYREVEARWQQTWKDEDVYFKEGSEKPQFVIDTPPPYPTGEFHIGNAFNWCYIDFLARYKRMKGYNVMFPQGWDCHGLPTEVKVEEIHKITKNDVDRQKFREMCRELTIGNIRKMRASMRRMAFSIDWSHEYITMMPEYFGKTQLSFLRMYHAGQIYQSDHPVNFCPRCETAIAFAEVNYSDRTTKLNYFNFSGLEIATSRPELLAACVAVAVHPDDDRYKDRKGEHLKVPLFGHEVPIICDEAVDPSFGSGAVMICTFGDKQDVIWWKVHNLPLRKAIDKTGHMTQIAGKYEGMDTTSCREAILADMKSEGILLRQEPLEQRVGTCWRCKTPIEILSEHQWFVRIPHEAALKAAKEVKWYPEHMFLRMENWISQMEWDWCISRQRIFASPIPVWFCKDCGEIILPEESELPVDPTVDAPKRPCPKCGSSNYIPETDVLDTWMDSSISVMHVTGWDGTQKVPPLFPAQIRPQGHDIIRTWAFYTILRAVSLTGGKPWEQILVNGMVLGEDGFKMSKSRGNVTVPEEILEQYGADSLRQWAALGAATGSDIQFNWNDVVAANRFLTKMWNISRFALMQLDRAQYKADAQVTALADRWLLTKLSQTVRDVSESLETYQFDKALKAIREFAWDVLADNYIEIVKGRLYSDSDTRDGACVAIRTSMDAICRMLAPFTPYFAEEVWSFMEESSVHQQPWVTFSYEDEEAVRSGEILVQVISEIRRYKHDKGLALNAPLGNVTVYTTLAVDDAGDASTASNCTLTWKTGMPELTQVVSGVKFDMGIIGPKLRGKAKGFMQAIEALPKESLTSVPAMITVDGEEIAVPEGSVIPQLSYTVAGASVDLIPVSDSLVITIEQ
- a CDS encoding ATP-dependent nuclease → MTLTSLTIRNFKKFDDVTIPLGDPVVFIGPNNSGKTTALQALTLFAIGISKILGKKETDFPDKETPGITINRRDLLAVPVPAASLLWRDLQIHRMALPERQQATPDIPIVIIVEGITNNKPWVCGLEFDYANPESLYCRPIKDKTGHVYPIPKEITGFAIAFLPPMSGLAAHEIKLETGAINVKIGEGRTADVLRNLCYQISSSSDTEPWISVVNTIRELFGVTLHPPEYIIERGEITMVYEEMGTGVILDISSAGRGLHQTLLLLAYVYSHPGAVLLLDEPDAHLEILRQRQIFNLLIHSARKTNSQIIAASHSEVVLNEAADKAAVVAFIGKPHLIEKKARLEKS
- the tmk gene encoding dTMP kinase; translated protein: MLVTIEGIDGSGKSTLHKALGPYLADLNPVITCEPGSTWIGEAVRRAIREHADPIAEALLFVADHAAHLREVVRPALSEDRLVISDRYIDSRLVYQQVTLDGIIPDPRTWLRAVHQGWTIMPDLTILLAVPVPVALERTGKRGSGEHFEQESVLTKVQEYYMQLVEEDTARFLILDGTLPPEHILKVAGEAIRFRFDEMNRKKKKS
- a CDS encoding HisA/HisF-related TIM barrel protein; its protein translation is MDLYLATDLKSGKIVHGKSGMRDRYVPVTSLHADTAEPIRFIEQMKPRFLYIADLDRICGTGDHDPLIPELAERTERILLDRGCKGPYDMLDIFGVSMIVGTETAADTLAQFTKGVLSVDIKNDLVIPWNIDPVTFLSTCNRYRFEMVILLDIGRVGTGRGLDKEMLSQFREVYTGPLLWGGGVSSEEDLALLEKAGFDGAIIATAVHSGKIPVEYIRRGTFCSSP
- a CDS encoding (5-formylfuran-3-yl)methyl phosphate synthase; this translates as MQLLVSPATIEEAKKALSADIVDVKRPEEGSLGASFPWIIRAIKDLTHKPVSAAIGDFDYKPGGAALTALGAAAAGADYIKIGLMFDGIEEAEMLIHSVTRAVKETYPEKMVVIAAYSDWERLETISPYDMAPLAAKAGADISMVDTGIKDGKSTFEFMDETRLVEFTKLNQKLGIKTALAGSLKFEDIEILKRINPDIIGVRGMVCGGDRRAMVQEELVLKAVSMVH
- the guaB gene encoding IMP dehydrogenase; this translates as MYIEKLQAETGLTFDDILLVPAASEVEPDQADVTTRFSRNIPLNIPLVSAAMDTVSTSSMAVALARAGGITVIHRNMTPEQEAEEVRKVKHESEIIQREVLTVTPDSLIADVDRMMTYHGIGGVPVVEDGKVIGIVSRRDLRAMVSRIGNQPVKSIMTHEPIVAKEGISIDDAFDLMYSRKVERLPVVDSEGILTGIISMQELLEKRQFPQAIRDDNGNLRVAAAVGPFDHARAMLLVEAGVDAIVVDCAHGHNLNVVRSVRDIKGSVQVDVVAGNIATKQAAEALVDSVDGLKVGIGPGSICTTRVVAGVGVPQVTAIASVAEVAKDADVPIIADGGIRFSGDVAKAIAAGADSVMMGNLFAGTDESPGQIVTIQSRKYKQYRGMGSLGVMSTGVSSDRYFQKKEIGKTKFVPEGVEGVTPYVGPVADVIYQMIGGLKSAMGYTGARNIQDMHEKTRFIRITQAGYHESHPHNITITDEAPNYRI
- a CDS encoding ArsR/SmtB family transcription factor, giving the protein MLEQTELARLLDILGNRNRRRIIELLREKPCFVTEISERLMISPKAVIDHLQMLEDARILGFRNDDRRRKYYYLEHDISIQVHLDVQSHDLVPMVLSGEQRLLISLQKLRQMIQERDELARKLEEMEREIDHQISEVLHEGKRAGSGEESMLVSVALAHGATNAEEIRDLTDLPPETVDSTLRQLMDEGIVCRKGTGLELRGIYAE
- a CDS encoding CS domain-containing protein encodes the protein MPNNPYDDLLKNLVKLLEQITSLEQNMRKMQNGVPAKPGIIGCAIITGGLNHRDPGMADSRQNQKPGLAYEMVDAGMTAYLTIQLPPHLSIEPCVEFTERRCNISTQGMSGSIDLQFPIIPETSSWTYHNGVLDVVLEKRPEEPTGIDPEFVAGAEYS
- a CDS encoding FAD-dependent oxidoreductase translates to MIVVIGGGPAGRYAAMRLARAGKKVQLIEKRSAGVGGQCLHQGCMIICALNDVARFMQQARVFQKYGFLGSAEGFSYPVLIRKMQEIIKIIAGVLEEETIHAGVEIIRGSAEIQGRTLLINGVETPCEAVIVASGAHPRIPEISGCCLPGVYTAHTILSMPSLPKRMVIIGSGVIAAEFAYIFSSFGTEVTILARSSLLRAFPEQLIKEARKDLSQVTIEEQVTIAGITGQESVTGVIIRENDGMREIAADAVLLAAGMIPNTDFISDIACGPDGALLVNDRMETSVPGIYAAGDVTGTGYLTPIARHQGRKAADAILKNPFEPDPVAIPQAIKLKHDVAYCRRPGEVRKGLTIPGPAGPGTFWEVTNHHTGSATIEFDENGHLTGLAEASPVASVAMAYLGWMMNSDIRIDEFDRFIEVHPSPDGIPWLLKYLNGKKSDNQKGS
- a CDS encoding response regulator, whose translation is MIKIIAVDDEPAFGEMLSIYMKEFGNFQITVYTSPEDAIDKIVAGEADAVITDYLMEEMDGISFIRKAKSLVPDIPFVFLTALDDKDVILNATNAGADFIQFKSEEPSRLFPDIAQKITNSVEKYRARRESERGSRTREMLMRTQRDLMARLSESSTTNQALDATLTTVRFLAGCTTGAIHLMNQKTNKIELAISHNLPNDLIRRFTFGDLYKVFYEKKARYYQDPGKPENTGHYSGGQIPIMAGTDVIGILSFILDHTKPLSPEFTDTMELITGHLGNTLVRIRSEELVRQRENELSELYKVMQELVIVIDMDGTILNVNPATTRILRYSEEELIGMPIQVLYPPKIRDEIIFQFMDLTGSGETIQNTYPLIDRQGLEVPVETRGSIGTWGDRHVLFCISRDIRERLEAERNLHEYYERISAILASSTAQIYMKNNELRYLTGNEPFLSFVQCDARELVGKTDKEFFSVEVAALREKTDKKVLAENVPLYNLEENVYGEDGSPHWFVSSKIPVHDLTGKVTGLVGTSLDITDLVQTRQELERRDRILSAVSTVAQTLVRNNEWEPIIPECLELLGQAARVEQVILLGMNFYGRAGFEEYYCEWTMSDIRDYLQVEPDVCSRIIPSVFWYLEKNRFYLGDSKAIRNELSLPEEEPVPSFLLLLPVFSSETLWGTLAFVTWRKEHTSPIAEIEALIMASEVIGSAISRFQTEELFHKPVERSLVGVYLVQDYRFIYTNPRLSEILGCNREDLENSPLLRYIHPEDADMVLSHHQRIIENPDETDDYEFRGITADGRMIWIENLISGIIYKGKPAIIGSIMDITVRKQAEDDIRVSLKEKDILLREVHHRVKNNMQIIVSMLRIQSSMVDDPVVSDVLQESKNRILSMAIVHEKLYRTDNLVSINLLEYINSLARTLISDFSPDESLITLDLICDPSIEMTIDAGIPLGLIMNELITNSFKHGFYPDQKGTIGITIVPEQGNLEILYRDTGRGLPPGFDMETSDTLGMQIISNLIFQSSGEISFSTDNGTVVNMKIPIQEGFIIRGEEHATRE